A region of Myxococcus stipitatus DSM 14675 DNA encodes the following proteins:
- a CDS encoding ATP-binding protein: protein MGSEDIVTALRRVPLFSRLGDEQLHWVASHGRQLHFPAGTRVAVQGDPADGLSIILEGRTEWTRKVGEQEAATGALEAGEIFGEVILFLNAPYPTTGHASTDVRLLRLEPAAFWELLRQAPVLGRGLMEVAAQRTQAQEVVSTQQPGPLSPGQMVAGLAPELSNPASSANRSATRLRDTLRLVSARAMALGQHGLSSAQRGALLALPREAADRARATPALEPLARTLREEEVGSWLELRGMADAWDVAPALVASGLDGAWLDSVARRVGEALLRDTLSWLVAAVSGDVLLAEVERGSARVSALVEAVKAYSFMDRAPSAEVDIHEGLEGTLAVLSHRLTGGNVAVVRQYAPSAPKLKGEPGALDEAWTQLVLNALEALGERGGTLRLRTWTEPERVVVEVADDGPGIPRDLMPRIFEPFFSTKPNAAGLGLDISRRIIERHGGDVRVLSEPGNTRVQVRLPA from the coding sequence ATGGGAAGCGAGGACATCGTCACAGCGCTGCGCCGGGTTCCGCTGTTCTCCCGGCTGGGCGACGAGCAGCTCCACTGGGTGGCCAGCCATGGCCGTCAGCTTCACTTCCCAGCGGGGACTCGGGTCGCCGTGCAGGGAGACCCGGCGGACGGGCTCTCCATCATCCTCGAGGGCCGCACGGAGTGGACCCGCAAGGTGGGAGAGCAGGAGGCCGCCACGGGCGCGCTGGAGGCGGGCGAAATCTTCGGAGAGGTCATCCTCTTCCTCAACGCGCCCTACCCCACCACCGGCCACGCGAGCACGGACGTGCGCCTGCTGCGGCTGGAGCCCGCGGCCTTCTGGGAGCTGCTCCGACAAGCGCCCGTGCTGGGACGGGGCCTCATGGAGGTGGCCGCCCAGCGCACGCAGGCGCAGGAGGTCGTCTCCACGCAGCAACCCGGGCCGCTGTCTCCCGGGCAGATGGTGGCGGGGCTCGCCCCCGAGCTGAGCAACCCCGCGTCGTCCGCGAACCGCAGCGCCACCCGACTGCGCGACACGCTGCGCCTGGTGTCCGCGCGAGCCATGGCGCTGGGCCAGCACGGCCTGTCCTCCGCGCAGCGCGGCGCGCTCCTCGCGCTGCCAAGGGAGGCCGCGGACCGAGCCCGCGCCACGCCCGCGCTGGAGCCCCTGGCGCGGACGCTGCGCGAGGAGGAAGTGGGCTCGTGGCTGGAGCTTCGCGGCATGGCGGACGCGTGGGACGTGGCGCCCGCGCTGGTGGCGTCCGGCCTGGATGGCGCGTGGCTGGACTCGGTGGCGCGCCGCGTGGGTGAGGCGCTCCTGCGCGACACCCTCTCGTGGCTGGTGGCCGCGGTGAGTGGTGACGTGCTCCTGGCGGAAGTGGAGCGAGGCAGCGCCCGGGTCTCCGCGCTGGTGGAGGCGGTGAAGGCCTACAGCTTCATGGACCGCGCCCCCTCGGCGGAGGTGGATATCCACGAGGGGCTGGAGGGCACGCTGGCCGTGCTCTCGCATCGGCTGACGGGAGGCAACGTCGCGGTGGTGCGGCAGTACGCGCCGTCGGCGCCCAAGCTCAAGGGTGAGCCGGGCGCGCTCGACGAGGCGTGGACGCAATTGGTGTTGAACGCGCTGGAGGCGCTGGGTGAGCGCGGCGGGACGCTGCGGCTGCGCACGTGGACGGAGCCGGAGCGGGTGGTGGTGGAGGTGGCGGATGACGGCCCGGGGATTCCTCGGGACTTGATGCCGCGCATCTTCGAGCCCTTCTTCAGCACGAAGCCCAACGCGGCGGGCCTGGGGTTGGACATCAGCCGGCGCATCATCGAGCGGCACGGCGGCGACGTGCGCGTCCTCTCCGAGCCGGGCAACACCCGCGTGCAGGTGCGGCTGCCCGCGTAG
- a CDS encoding NAD(P)H-binding protein, whose product MFVVIGATGNVGRELVQVLSEAGEEVVAVARKAAAPVSSSKVRQVQADVSAPESLAPHLRGATGVFLLIPGGGAGLDARALRTVFEAAGVKRLVVLSSMAVGTRPSAPSHAPLRDIEAVFRDSSLRCTFLRPSGFASNAFAWAGPVRTTRGVAAPFADVALPVVDPADIAAVAARVLVEEGHAGKVYVLTGPVAISPRQQAAVLSEAVGAPLRFMEWSREEALTMMTRFMPAPVAEGTLDILGTPTDDERRVSPDVERVLGRPASPFSAWVGRNVAAFR is encoded by the coding sequence ATGTTCGTGGTCATTGGCGCGACGGGAAACGTGGGACGTGAGCTGGTCCAGGTGTTGTCGGAGGCCGGAGAGGAAGTGGTCGCGGTGGCGCGCAAGGCAGCGGCGCCGGTGTCTTCGTCGAAGGTCCGTCAGGTCCAGGCGGACGTGTCGGCTCCGGAGTCCCTCGCGCCACATCTGCGAGGCGCGACGGGTGTCTTCCTGCTCATCCCCGGCGGAGGCGCGGGTCTGGATGCTCGCGCCCTGCGGACGGTGTTCGAGGCGGCCGGAGTGAAGCGGCTGGTGGTGCTGTCGTCCATGGCCGTGGGCACGCGGCCCTCGGCCCCGTCGCATGCGCCGCTTCGCGACATCGAAGCGGTCTTCCGGGATTCGTCTCTTCGCTGCACCTTCCTGCGGCCCTCGGGCTTCGCGTCGAACGCGTTCGCCTGGGCAGGCCCGGTGCGCACCACGCGCGGAGTCGCCGCGCCCTTCGCCGACGTGGCGCTGCCCGTCGTGGACCCGGCGGACATCGCGGCCGTCGCGGCCCGCGTCCTCGTCGAGGAGGGACACGCCGGCAAGGTGTACGTGCTCACCGGCCCCGTGGCCATCTCTCCGCGCCAGCAAGCCGCCGTCCTCTCCGAAGCGGTGGGAGCACCGCTGCGCTTCATGGAGTGGAGCCGAGAGGAGGCCCTCACCATGATGACGCGCTTCATGCCCGCGCCCGTCGCCGAGGGCACCCTCGACATCCTGGGCACGCCGACGGACGACGAGCGGCGCGTCAGCCCGGACGTGGAGCGGGTGCTGGGGAGACCCGCGAGCCCGTTCTCCGCGTGGGTCGGTCGCAACGTCGCCGCGTTCCGCTGA
- a CDS encoding DUF2845 domain-containing protein, which yields MLNLEAEKARVEDERAWRTRLLWVLMTGVFMTNTARCDSDWLLSLLEMDAQTEYAPGYTEAGFQRVTLGMTFDEVRELLGPPLGDYDVSQRINSPHSKEVYTRSWKYSRTPNSTSYHVREIFFHEGRVMNIDQSYYID from the coding sequence ATGCTGAACCTCGAGGCTGAAAAAGCGAGGGTCGAAGACGAGCGGGCATGGCGAACCCGCTTGTTGTGGGTCCTCATGACCGGCGTCTTCATGACGAACACAGCCAGGTGCGACTCCGACTGGCTCCTCAGCCTGTTGGAGATGGATGCGCAGACGGAATACGCACCCGGCTACACCGAGGCAGGCTTTCAGCGGGTCACGTTGGGCATGACCTTCGATGAGGTGCGGGAACTGCTGGGTCCTCCGCTGGGCGACTATGATGTCTCGCAACGAATCAACTCGCCCCACTCGAAGGAAGTCTACACGAGGTCATGGAAATACAGCCGCACCCCCAACAGCACGAGCTACCACGTGCGGGAGATCTTCTTCCATGAAGGGCGCGTCATGAACATCGACCAGAGCTACTACATCGATTGA
- a CDS encoding winged helix-turn-helix transcriptional regulator, with protein MALKVRKNPAAPPPDIDRRQRGKGSRVTEECPLNRSMALLGGAWATHVIYFLSARARRFGELRIDIPNVSARVLSQRLRELEARGVIARTLTTITPPSAEYTLTDLGRELIPIVQAIADVGRRLATRPVAGRRGRGGVRTVAPLVG; from the coding sequence ATGGCGCTCAAGGTCCGGAAGAATCCAGCAGCACCTCCCCCCGACATCGACCGGCGGCAACGCGGCAAGGGCTCGAGGGTGACGGAAGAATGCCCGCTCAACCGCTCGATGGCGCTGCTCGGCGGTGCCTGGGCCACGCACGTCATCTACTTCCTGAGTGCACGGGCGCGGCGCTTCGGTGAGCTGCGCATCGACATCCCGAATGTCTCCGCGCGAGTGCTCAGCCAGCGGCTCCGCGAGCTCGAAGCGCGGGGCGTCATCGCGCGGACGCTCACGACCATCACGCCGCCCTCGGCCGAGTACACGCTCACCGACCTCGGACGGGAGCTGATTCCCATCGTCCAGGCCATCGCGGATGTCGGCCGCCGACTCGCGACGCGCCCGGTGGCGGGCCGTCGAGGTCGCGGTGGCGTCCGCACGGTCGCGCCCCTCGTGGGCTGA
- a CDS encoding DUF2238 domain-containing protein, with amino-acid sequence MQTAAPLSDMPSGDAVTPFFPSVRGTRDEAKVPLILVGVLAPVLLLTFLFSPAGRLNWALEVGPGLVGICVLAATFRRFPMSRWVYVCVFLHVLVLTYGGYYTYALTPLGDWARDTFALSRNPYDRLGHFVQGFFPAFIIREVLLRTSPLRRGGWLNFLTGSVALAISAFYELLEWWAALALDPEGGDKFLGTQGDIWDAQWDMFLALCGATLAMALLGRAHLMSIEKLVTRAKVTST; translated from the coding sequence ATGCAGACCGCTGCTCCTCTTTCCGACATGCCCTCCGGTGACGCCGTCACCCCCTTCTTCCCCTCCGTGCGAGGCACGCGCGACGAGGCGAAGGTGCCGCTGATTCTCGTCGGCGTGCTCGCTCCCGTCCTCCTCCTCACGTTCCTCTTCAGCCCGGCGGGTCGGCTCAACTGGGCGCTGGAAGTGGGGCCTGGGCTGGTGGGCATCTGCGTGCTGGCCGCCACCTTCCGCCGCTTCCCCATGTCCCGCTGGGTCTACGTCTGCGTCTTCCTGCATGTGCTCGTGCTGACGTACGGCGGCTACTACACCTATGCGCTCACGCCCCTGGGAGACTGGGCGCGGGACACCTTCGCGCTCTCACGCAATCCCTACGACCGGCTGGGGCACTTCGTGCAGGGCTTCTTCCCCGCGTTCATCATCCGCGAGGTGCTCCTGCGCACCTCTCCGCTGCGGCGAGGCGGCTGGCTGAACTTCCTCACCGGCTCGGTGGCGCTGGCCATCAGCGCCTTCTACGAGCTCCTGGAGTGGTGGGCCGCGCTGGCGCTGGACCCGGAAGGGGGCGACAAGTTCCTGGGCACCCAGGGAGACATCTGGGATGCCCAGTGGGACATGTTCCTCGCGCTCTGTGGCGCCACGCTGGCCATGGCCCTGCTGGGCCGTGCGCACCTCATGAGCATCGAGAAGCTGGTGACGCGCGCGAAGGTCACATCCACTTGA
- a CDS encoding sensor histidine kinase — translation MAGDAKEPQERLRCLEGALLRQEKLAALGRHAAGLAHEMNNPASAGRRATEQLTQAMDAQEDLSLELDRWKLTPEQRQLMLRTCRQSQGRGATQDLDPLTRGDAEDALATWMDARGVANAWDLAPTLLDAAIGQEKLEPLAQTLPGEALPDALAWLESLVRTRALLTEVRQSTTRLSELAGAVKSFTHAGKEHPEPVDVHEGLENTLLLLNYKLKHGVAVKREYDRSLPRIQALPGMLNHVWTNLIDNAIDAMGGKGHLVVRTAREGDSLLVEVVDDGPGVPAELLERIWEPFFTTKPMGHGTGLGLDIIRRVVVERHHGDVRVESRPGHTSFQVRLPFGAAT, via the coding sequence GAAGGAGCCCCAGGAGCGGCTGAGATGTCTGGAGGGCGCGCTGCTGCGGCAGGAGAAGCTGGCCGCGTTGGGCCGTCACGCCGCGGGCCTCGCGCACGAGATGAACAACCCCGCCTCCGCGGGCCGCCGCGCCACCGAGCAGCTCACCCAGGCCATGGACGCGCAGGAGGACCTCTCGCTGGAGCTGGACCGGTGGAAGCTGACGCCAGAGCAGCGACAACTGATGCTGCGCACCTGCCGGCAGAGCCAGGGCCGAGGCGCCACCCAGGACCTGGACCCGCTCACCCGAGGCGACGCCGAGGACGCGCTGGCCACGTGGATGGATGCCCGAGGCGTGGCGAACGCGTGGGACCTGGCGCCCACGCTGCTGGACGCGGCCATCGGACAGGAGAAGCTGGAGCCGCTCGCACAGACACTCCCGGGTGAGGCGCTCCCGGATGCACTCGCGTGGCTGGAGTCCCTGGTGCGCACGCGAGCGCTGCTGACGGAGGTGAGGCAGAGCACCACGCGACTGTCGGAGCTGGCCGGCGCGGTGAAGTCCTTCACCCACGCGGGCAAGGAGCATCCCGAGCCCGTGGACGTCCACGAGGGTCTGGAGAACACGCTGCTGCTCCTCAACTACAAGCTCAAGCACGGTGTCGCGGTGAAGCGCGAGTACGACCGGAGCCTGCCGCGCATCCAGGCCCTGCCAGGGATGCTCAACCACGTCTGGACGAACCTCATCGACAACGCCATCGACGCGATGGGGGGAAAGGGGCACCTCGTCGTGCGCACCGCGCGCGAGGGCGACTCGCTGCTCGTGGAGGTGGTGGATGACGGGCCCGGGGTTCCAGCGGAGTTGCTGGAGCGCATCTGGGAGCCCTTCTTCACCACCAAGCCCATGGGCCACGGCACGGGCCTGGGGCTGGACATCATCCGCCGCGTCGTCGTCGAGCGTCACCACGGCGACGTGCGCGTGGAGTCACGCCCGGGCCACACGTCGTTCCAGGTGCGGCTGCCATTCGGGGCCGCGACCTAG
- a CDS encoding sensor histidine kinase codes for MEPRAAPPSRTESLGAPRERPRDATESSRFLEELRTLSLFAEVEAEEAEWVRGESTLIELQPHEWLGREGEPSAFYLILEGSLRITKTVGGVETLISVFGAGDFFGEVPLLLGQCFLSSSRALTHCRLLRLSNQAFWRMLAECPTAHREILKKMAERMKSLQSISLQQEKLASLGTLAAGLAHELNNPVSAVMRGVRALADRLRELPALALSLDCRTLSEPQVRALESRASALEPLARSPLDRGDDEDALARWLDARGVEDAWVLAPELVESGLSLERLEHELAPLTGDVLKGTLRWVAATRGISVLLEEVGQAGGRIASLVNAARAYTYLDEAPLQRVDVHDGLESTLAVLAHRLRGIDVRREYDRSIPSLTAFGTELNQVWTSLIENAADAIKENGGGTLTVRTQRDGDHVVVEVEDDGPGIPEEVLPRIFDPFFTTKGVGEGTGLGLSITHRVVSMLHRGEVSVVSRPGWTRFQVRLPFELEGAFIPEPARPRPSVARQHLEPEELRGA; via the coding sequence ATGGAGCCTCGAGCCGCTCCGCCGTCGCGCACGGAGTCCCTTGGAGCGCCGAGGGAGCGCCCACGTGACGCCACGGAGTCGTCCCGCTTCCTGGAGGAGCTGCGGACCCTCTCCCTCTTCGCCGAGGTGGAGGCGGAGGAGGCCGAGTGGGTGCGCGGCGAGTCCACGCTCATCGAGCTCCAGCCGCACGAGTGGCTGGGCCGCGAGGGCGAGCCCTCCGCCTTCTATCTCATCCTGGAGGGCTCGCTGCGCATCACGAAGACGGTGGGCGGAGTGGAGACGCTCATCTCCGTCTTCGGGGCCGGGGACTTCTTCGGCGAGGTGCCGCTCCTGCTGGGCCAGTGCTTCCTCTCGAGCAGCCGCGCGCTCACCCACTGCCGGCTGCTGCGCCTGTCGAATCAGGCCTTCTGGCGGATGCTCGCCGAGTGCCCCACGGCGCACCGGGAGATTCTCAAGAAGATGGCCGAGCGCATGAAGTCGCTCCAGTCCATCTCACTCCAGCAGGAGAAGCTGGCGTCACTCGGCACGCTGGCGGCGGGGCTGGCGCATGAGCTGAACAACCCCGTGTCCGCGGTGATGCGAGGCGTGCGCGCGCTGGCCGACCGGCTGCGAGAGCTCCCCGCGCTCGCGCTGTCGCTGGACTGCCGCACCTTGTCCGAGCCCCAGGTGCGCGCGCTGGAGTCGAGGGCCTCCGCGCTGGAGCCCCTGGCGCGCAGTCCGCTGGACCGGGGGGACGACGAGGACGCGCTGGCGCGCTGGCTGGATGCGCGAGGGGTGGAGGACGCGTGGGTGCTGGCGCCGGAGCTGGTGGAGTCGGGGCTGTCGCTCGAGCGACTGGAGCATGAGCTGGCGCCGCTGACGGGCGACGTGTTGAAGGGCACGCTGCGCTGGGTGGCGGCGACGCGGGGAATCTCGGTGCTGCTGGAGGAGGTGGGGCAGGCCGGGGGCCGCATCGCCTCGCTGGTGAACGCGGCCCGCGCGTACACGTACCTGGATGAGGCGCCGTTGCAGCGCGTGGATGTGCACGATGGGTTGGAGAGCACGCTGGCCGTGCTGGCCCACCGGCTGCGTGGCATCGACGTGAGGCGCGAGTACGACCGGAGCATCCCCTCCCTCACCGCGTTCGGCACGGAGCTGAACCAGGTGTGGACCAGCCTCATCGAGAACGCGGCCGATGCCATCAAGGAGAACGGTGGAGGGACGCTGACGGTGCGCACGCAGCGCGATGGAGACCACGTGGTGGTGGAGGTCGAGGACGACGGGCCCGGCATCCCCGAGGAGGTGCTGCCGCGCATCTTCGACCCGTTCTTCACCACGAAGGGCGTGGGGGAAGGGACGGGGTTGGGGCTGAGCATCACCCACCGCGTGGTGTCCATGCTGCATCGGGGCGAGGTGTCCGTCGTGTCGCGGCCGGGGTGGACGCGCTTCCAGGTCCGCCTGCCCTTCGAGCTCGAGGGGGCGTTCATCCCCGAGCCCGCGCGTCCGCGTCCCTCCGTGGCGCGCCAGCACCTCGAGCCCGAGGAGTTGCGCGGCGCCTGA